From the Thomasclavelia ramosa DSM 1402 genome, the window ATCATATTCGTAAAACACAAGTGCTGGTAAGAAATTACTATGAAAAAAAGCAACAGGATAAGGCCTAAGGGCCTTTTTTAATTAGTCAAAAAAGGTTTTATCAAGTATAATAAATAAATGAGGTGTAAAGATGAAAATAGGTATACTAGATGATGAGCGGTCAATGCTACTTAGAATCAGAGGGTATGTAGAGGAGGCTAGAATTAAGGAACCATATACAGTTGAACTTTTTCAAGATGTTGAAGAGTTTTTTAATTGTGGTAAAAACTTTGATATTCTTTTATTAGATATCGATATGCCAACAATGAGTGGAATACAGGTAGCAAAAAAATTATTGAAACAAAATACGATCATAATATACATAACTAATTATGAAAATAAAATGCAGGAGGCGTTTGATATTAATGTAGCAGGATATTTACTTAAATCAGAATTAGAAACAAAGTTAACGCCAACCTTGCTTAAAGCGATAAATCGTAGACAACAAAATGATGATATCTGGATCAAGAAAAAGGGAGAGATTTTTCATTTTCGAAGTAGAAATATTATTTATATCGAATCAGTAAAAAGATACTTACATTTTTATACTAATGATAATAATTTCTATATTCCTTATATGACGCTTGAAGAAGTTAATCAGTATTTACCAGATAATTTTGTCCAAATAAATAAAAGTCAGATAATCAATATTAATATGGTTGTTTCGATGAATGGATATATTTTAAAATTAAAAGGTATTGATGAATCGCTAGAAATTAGTAGAAGAAGAAAAAAAGATGTATTTAATCTTTTAATGCAGGAGATCAAAGAGTGATGATTAATTTTTTTATTGAGTATTTATATACATTGATATATGTTGTTGCTTTAAGTTATGTTATTTCATTAACCTATCCATATATTCGTAAAGAAAACATGCTTAGAAATATTATGGTTATATTAAGTTATACGTTTGTTTTGAATATTGTTACGTATACTTCACCACATAATGGCTGGTTATATGTAATTGGTAATTTAATGTGTATTAGTTTGGATTTTATTTATTGTGGGGTATTGGTTAAGAGATTTAGGCTTAATAATTTGTTTATCACTACAATTTATTATTCAATTCAAATTATTGTCGGCTCAGTTATGATTGCAGTGGCGCTAGAAATTTTTGACAATACATATTTGGATATCGTATGGGGGAGTATGCGAGTTGTTTTTCCTTTAGGAAACTATATATCATCAGCATTGATATGCAAATATGCGGTTCAAAAACGTGATTTTGTGGAACATCAGTTACCTAAAAAATTTTTATATTCGTTTTGTTTGATCAATATTGTTGAAGTGATTATTGTACTGATTTTAAACGTATTATCAGTTGAACAGGGGGATATTTATATCTTTTTTATATTGATCTTAGCAGGTGTTCAAATGATTTTGGTAAATAATTATATCATCAATTCTTCCCGTATGTATTTACGTAATAAGGAGTTAGAGTTAGCAAATTATTCATATGCTACAACTCGCCGTCATATTAGTGAATTAGAAAAAGAACAAGAACGTCTTTATAAGTTTAAGCATGACATTAATAATCATTTACAAGTCCTAGAAGAAGTAGTCGAAACAGAATCAGTCGCTAACCAATATTTAAAAGCAATTAAAGAAGATTTAAATGCTCCAGTTAAATTGATACGTACGGGAAATATTTTTGTAGATGCTTGTTTAAATGCGAAGATTCGCAATAACGATGAAGTTAATTATGTTGTAGATGCAGTGATTGATCGCAATGTTAATATTGCTCAAGACAAATTATGTTCTCTATTATTTAATCTGATAGATAATGCTACTGAAGCTGCTTTAAAAACAGCGGAGAAGATAGTTGAAATCAAAATTTTTAGTAAAGGCAATATGCTTTTGATCAGCATAATAAATTCGACTAATAGACCTCTTAATTATGAAAGTAAAAAAGGAAGAGATCATGGAAAAGGATTAATAATCATTAAAGAGGTTGTAGAAACCTATCATGGAACAATGGAATATTTCTATGAAAATAACAAGGTGCATTGCGATATTTTACTGAATGTTGATAATTAAAAAGCCGTTTATGTCATAATATTGACCGTTAGTGTAGAAAAAAAGGATAAAACCGCAAGCTGTTAAGTTGTGTAGTATAATAGATTATGGGAGAGATGTAATAATAATAAAATAAAAAGTATTGTCTTTCTATACATAATCTCCAAGTTATAATATTACTACATGGCCGCAAGTAATATTTATAGCTATTTCTCACAAACGTCTATTGGATAGAAGTTTGAATTAATAATCTAATCTCTTTTTTTAAAGCTTTGTGCTATTGTCCGGCACAAAGTTTTAATTTTTTTAGAAGTATTTAATAACAAAATAGGACCGGTTAGTACATTGAAAATATTTTTAGGAAGATTTAATAGTATAATGGACATGGAGGATAGATATGAAACGTTTTTGTGAAAAAATAAGCATATTTTTATTAGATGTTGATAATGTGACTGAGGATGAAATTGATGAAGTAAGATTTGGTATTGAACTCATTTTGACTCAAATGATTTTATTTTTTTTGTTGTTAGCAATCGGCATTTTTAGAAATATGGTACTAGAAACAATAATATTTATTATTGCATTAGTTGGATTACGGACATTTGTAGACGGTTATCATGCTGATAGTTTTTATCGCTGTATGTTTTTAACGACTTTGTTATATCTTGGTACGCTCTATTTTGCGGATTTTGAAAATAGCTATCTTCTAATTATGGCAATACTTATTGCTGCTAAAGCATTTATGTGGCAAGAAAATCATGAAGCACGGAATGTGAAAATAAGTAAATTAATTTTTTGGGGATGTCTGGCTGTGATTGGATTAATTTATCCTATAGAACCACGACTAAGCATGATAATTGGTTTTACTTTATTTTTTACAGGTGTAAGTATGGAGGTGAAAAAACATGGCTATAAAGAAAAAAGTAGTTTCATTAGTGAAAAAAGTATCTAAAAAATATGCAGATAATTATTCACCGGGTGGGATGTACAAACCAACAAGAAATAAGAAATAACAAAATAAAAGATGCTTTTCCATTTGGTAAAGCATCTTTTATTATACCATTGCGTAATTTAATGAATTATTGGTAGGATATTGTGCTGGATTTTCAGTACCATTTAGAGCTTCTAAACGTACTTTCATTGGTACCTTATTATTAAATCTTTCGTTATTGTAGAAGTCAATATGAGTTTCAATTGCTTTTTTTAATTCATTGAAAGAATTAAATTTGTTAAGATAATACATCTCACTTTTAATAATTCTCCAAAATCTTTTAGCAGAACCGTTATCGATACATTTTCCAACTCTTGACATACTTTGAGTAATATTAGCTTCCTTCAACTTTTTTAAGATAATATTTTTTTCTTTAAGTTCAGATTGGTGTTTTAAACGTTCGTTTTCATATTGTAATTTTTCTAACTCATTTAATTGTGATTCCTCTTTGCGCTTACCTCTACTGTCTTTTAGACCTTCTTCACCTAATTCTAAATATTTCTTTACCCATTGATATACTTGTGAGTAAGAAACCTCAAAAAGTTCAGCTGCTGATTTATATTCTTTCTCATAATCTAAATAATATTATACAATTTTAATTATTTCTTCTAATGTTGCTTTTTTTGATTTGGTCATGTAGACATCTCCTTTAGGATCATAATCTGTTAATTTTTAGTGACTATTATAACTGATAGCCCAACTTCATAAAGATGAAGAAGAATGAGTATTGTATTTATTGCTTAAATCTCTCAAAGAATCTTTACTATTTAAATGCTCTTGAATTATTATTTGTTTTATTTCTTTAATTCTGTTCTTATACTCTAAAACTGCTTGTATCTTTTTTTATTGTATATTACGTGCCATAAGAAAAGATCCCTCTTTTCATGGACAACTTTATTTAAGTTGTCTATTTTAGAGAGATCATATCAAATTCACGAATTTTTTATTTAGTCTAAATCTCTAGCGATTTCATCTTTTACTGTAACACCAGCTGCTTCTAATTCAGCGATCTTATCAGCAAATTGTGGTAAGTGTTTTTTATGAGCAATTAATAATTCATCTAAAACACGTTTAGCATTTTCACCAGAAGGAATTTGTGGATTTAAGATAAATGCTTGTAAAGCTAATCCATAATCACCAGTTACAGCAGCTTCTTCAACACATAATTCCATATTTTTCATGCATTGTAACCAACCACGTTGAGCAGGTTCTAATGGTCCAAAAGCGATAGCTAAAGCTCCAGCTGAACCGATATGAGCAGATACTTCTACAGCACAATCAGCAGGAAGATCAGGTACAGCACCATTGTTTTTAGTAGTTACAACAAGGTGAGTATTTTTATTAGCATAGATTGATGCGATAGTTTCACATGCAGCATCTGAATAGTGAGTACCACCACGTTTAGTTAATTGTTCAGGTTTGTAATTTAAATTTGGATCTTTATATAATTCAAATAATTCTGCTTCAGTTTGTTTTACTTGTTGTCCACGAGTTCCAATTCCATTATATTCTTCAAGCCCATGAGCTAACATTTCTTGTTGACGATAGTAATATCTATGATATCCACAAGGAATTAAATTCATTTGTTTTAATTGTTCTTTAAAGAATGGGATATCATGAATATTTGCAGGAATACCAGAATCTTTACCTTCATACATTGCATCAATGATTTTTCCAGTTACATCTGTACCGTCTAAATCAAAAACGCGGTGCCAGTGGAAATGGTTTAATCCAGCAAATTTATAAATTAATTTATCTAAAGTTGTTCCGATTGTTTCTGGTTCAGCCATCATAGCCCCAACTGGTACGTTACATAAACCAATTACACGATCCCATTTACCATATTTCATAACTGCCTCAGTAACCATACCACTAGGATTTGTGAAGTTTACTAACCATGCATTTGGACATAATTCTTTCATGTCTTCAACAATGCTAAGGATTACAGGAATTGTTCTAAATGCCTTGAAGATTCCTCCAGCTCCATTTGTTTCTTGTCCTAACATACCATAAGAGAATGGAATTCTTTCATCTTTAATACGAGCGTTTAATAAACCAACTCTGAATTGAGTAGTAACGAAATCAGCATCTTTTAAAGCTTCACGACGATCTAAAGTTAAATGTACTTTAACATCGTAAGGAGAAGCGTCCCACATACGTTGTGCCATAGCACCAACGATTTCTAGTTTTTCTTTACCAGCTTCAATATCTACTAACCAAATTTCTTTGATTGGAAGTTCATCATATCTTTTAATAAATCCTTCCATTAATTCAGGAGTATAACTACTACCTCCACCAATTGTTACAATTTTTACAGGTTTCTTTTCCATCTTATTTCCTCCGTATATTTATTTTACACATAAAGCATACACGTTTATTCAAATAAATGTTTTGTTTTTTCAAGACTTGAAAATATCTATCCATCTTATTGACGATAAATCAAGGGTTTCAAGCGATTAGAAGCAGTTAAATGTACCTCGTAAGTAACAAATAAGTAACAAAAATTCAAGACTTAGGAACCTTGATTTTGTTGATTTCTTTATATAGTGTTTCAATTACGGTAGATGTATAAGTATCAAAGGTTATATCTTTCATTTTGTGACCAAGAATACGTTTTCTTATAAACAGATCAACGTTGTTAGACTGACATAATGTTGCAAATGTATCCCTAGTATCATGTATTGTATGCTTCATATTATGATTAGTTAAAAAAGAGGAGAACATAGATGAAAACTGATAGTAGGTACAGTCAATTATTCTTTTCTTTTTCTTCATCAACAGCTGTTTAACAAAAGGTTCGATAAAAGTATGAATGGGAATTACTCGATTTTTACCTGTATCAGTTTTTGATCCAGATACTAAATAGGGGAATTCTGTGTTTAAACAAATATTTTTACGCGGGATATTCAGCAGTTCATTTGCTCTTAAACCGGTGAAAATATAAATAAGTATTATTTTAGCCGTATCGCTGTTATCGCTCATCAATACTCTTATTTCGTCATTTGAGAAAGCATAATGTTTAGTGCTTTCTTTTGCTTTGCCGCATTTTATATATTCAGTGTAATCATCGTCACGATTTATATATTTGTGAATAACTGCATATTCAAATATTTTGCTAACTAAAACTTTCATATGTACTTTTGTACCGTAACCAGCTTTATCACGATCAAATATTTCCTGCAGATCGGCCAGACTTATTTGACTGATCTTGTGGTGGTATATACTGTTAAAATGTTTAATCCACGATCTATAACCTTGAGCAGCACTTTTCGATAATGTGCACAATTCTTCCTGATATATAATATCAAAGATTTCTTTAAAGGTAGGCATATTCTTTTCACGCTGATCAACAAGCTTCTGGAATGTATCGGGTGCAAGTGCTTCAGCTTCCGTATCAGTAATCTTATTTTTTTGACCAAGCCTGTATAAAGTCAAAGCATCATCAGCCTCATCCCAGGTCTCAAAGGTTCCCAGTACTGTTTGTATCTGCCTACCGGTAATAATATCTTTTCCAGTAGTTATTTTAGCGCACCAGGGGCGTCTTCGTTTACCTGATAGTTTTATTACTGTTCCTGCTTTGTTCGGCCTGCGCTTAAAAGTCTGCTTTCTAGCCATAATAAAAACACGTCCTTTCTATATTTGCCTTAGACGTGTTTAGGTGTTATAATTAAGCACGTAAAAGGACTTTTGGTTGAGTCTTTTATAAATATGAAGTATTGGTAGTACTTCATTCGACTTCACTGTTGGTAGCAGTGGAGTTTTTTTATGATTTACCTGTTAGGACTTATGAATTTTTATCTTGATAACTGTCTTATCGCAGTAATTATTGAATCTGTATTCCAACGCACAACAGGATATTGTTGTAATTCTATCGGCATACGTTCTTGTCCACGGGGAGCAACTATAATAATTGGTTTTCTAAGTTTTTTAGCAGCTTCAAGTTCGTATTTCATCCATTTTCTGTGAGCGTACATTCCGCCTAATATAATTACACAATTTACAGGTTTTATTTTTTTATCAATCGCTTCTTTGATTTGATAATCAAAAGCATTGTTTGATATCGCTAATGGTTTTTCTTTTGGAGCAGAATAATTTCTATAGTAAAAGTAAGAAGCTTTATCAAGTAAATTAATTAAATTATCATAATCATCGCCGTATAACCAAGCATGACTGATAAAAAGATCATAGGTTTTTAATGATGGCATAAATTTCACTTCCTTTCTAAAATGAATTTGGTTATAATATAAACAAAGAGGTGGTTCATATGACAAAATATAAAGTGCGTAAAAAACCAATACTAGTTGATGCATATCAAACAGATCATTCTTTCTATATAGATACTTTAGAAGGTAGAATGAAGGCTGAAAAAGGTGATTGGATTATTACTGGTGTCAATGGTGAACGGTATCCCTGTAAACCAGAAATTTTTGAGAAAACTTATGATATTATAATAGAAGAAGGTTAATCCCTCTTTTTTTCATTTAGTTGAGCCCAATTTTGATTTTCTGTTGCCATGATGCTTTCAGAGCGTTCAACAAATAAATTAAAGGCTTGATCATTTTGATAATAATCACTAGATTTTGTTAGAAATAAATATTTTTCTTGTTTTAACTTTTCACAAGTTGCTCTATATGTAAGAAAGTGTTCATGAAAATCTTTTAATTTATCTAGTGATAGCATAAAGGCAACTGAAAATCCAGCCATAGCCCCAAAAATAGAGAAAGCGATCTTTAAATCAGTAAAAATATATCCTAAAATAGTTATCATTGATCCAGATGTAGAAACAAATATGCTGCATATTGTAATAAAATTATGGCATTTTTTATATTTAATAGATTTTTTATCGTACCAGTCTATTTGATTATCAATTCTTAAAGATATGTAATCATTTTCATCCATTTTAGCCCCTCCCTATAGAATTACTTTATTCATTTAAAAACTTTGTAAATTTGTAACGCGCTTCTTCTAAAGAATGAATCATTTTATCAAGGTTTCCATTTGTTGGTTCAGTGAAACCAAAGGCCATAGCTTCGCTGTAATTTCTTAAAAATTTATTATATACAGTTTGACTTACATTTATTGGCTTTCCAACTCTTTTTATTTGCTGTAATCTATTTTTACAACTGTTTTTAAGAATTTTATATTTACTTTTTAATTCACAAGAAGGTAATTGGCGTTCGAAGATCATATTCATTAGCTCATTACATTCTTCAGCAGTACTCCTTAATTCATCATATAGTTGCTTTTCATTATGATTCATAATTTTATTCTCCCTTCGTATTTTATTTATATAAACACTATGAAGTGTATTTACCGTATTTGGTTATGTATAGATTCAATTTATCACCTTACGCTAATTATTATTTTCAATTTCTAAAGTCTGCCTATATTCTGCAGCAGTAGGAACTTTAATAAAATCTACTGTTTTATTATAATTTCTTTTTACCACATCTTCTATTTCATCGAGTGTAACCTTAAAGAATTCTTTTCTAAAATTTACTTTATTTACACTTCTTTC encodes:
- a CDS encoding LytR/AlgR family response regulator transcription factor; the encoded protein is MKIGILDDERSMLLRIRGYVEEARIKEPYTVELFQDVEEFFNCGKNFDILLLDIDMPTMSGIQVAKKLLKQNTIIIYITNYENKMQEAFDINVAGYLLKSELETKLTPTLLKAINRRQQNDDIWIKKKGEIFHFRSRNIIYIESVKRYLHFYTNDNNFYIPYMTLEEVNQYLPDNFVQINKSQIININMVVSMNGYILKLKGIDESLEISRRRKKDVFNLLMQEIKE
- a CDS encoding 6-phospho-beta-glucosidase: MEKKPVKIVTIGGGSSYTPELMEGFIKRYDELPIKEIWLVDIEAGKEKLEIVGAMAQRMWDASPYDVKVHLTLDRREALKDADFVTTQFRVGLLNARIKDERIPFSYGMLGQETNGAGGIFKAFRTIPVILSIVEDMKELCPNAWLVNFTNPSGMVTEAVMKYGKWDRVIGLCNVPVGAMMAEPETIGTTLDKLIYKFAGLNHFHWHRVFDLDGTDVTGKIIDAMYEGKDSGIPANIHDIPFFKEQLKQMNLIPCGYHRYYYRQQEMLAHGLEEYNGIGTRGQQVKQTEAELFELYKDPNLNYKPEQLTKRGGTHYSDAACETIASIYANKNTHLVVTTKNNGAVPDLPADCAVEVSAHIGSAGALAIAFGPLEPAQRGWLQCMKNMELCVEEAAVTGDYGLALQAFILNPQIPSGENAKRVLDELLIAHKKHLPQFADKIAELEAAGVTVKDEIARDLD
- a CDS encoding sensor histidine kinase, with product MINFFIEYLYTLIYVVALSYVISLTYPYIRKENMLRNIMVILSYTFVLNIVTYTSPHNGWLYVIGNLMCISLDFIYCGVLVKRFRLNNLFITTIYYSIQIIVGSVMIAVALEIFDNTYLDIVWGSMRVVFPLGNYISSALICKYAVQKRDFVEHQLPKKFLYSFCLINIVEVIIVLILNVLSVEQGDIYIFFILILAGVQMILVNNYIINSSRMYLRNKELELANYSYATTRRHISELEKEQERLYKFKHDINNHLQVLEEVVETESVANQYLKAIKEDLNAPVKLIRTGNIFVDACLNAKIRNNDEVNYVVDAVIDRNVNIAQDKLCSLLFNLIDNATEAALKTAEKIVEIKIFSKGNMLLISIINSTNRPLNYESKKGRDHGKGLIIIKEVVETYHGTMEYFYENNKVHCDILLNVDN
- a CDS encoding tyrosine-type recombinase/integrase, which codes for MARKQTFKRRPNKAGTVIKLSGKRRRPWCAKITTGKDIITGRQIQTVLGTFETWDEADDALTLYRLGQKNKITDTEAEALAPDTFQKLVDQREKNMPTFKEIFDIIYQEELCTLSKSAAQGYRSWIKHFNSIYHHKISQISLADLQEIFDRDKAGYGTKVHMKVLVSKIFEYAVIHKYINRDDDYTEYIKCGKAKESTKHYAFSNDEIRVLMSDNSDTAKIILIYIFTGLRANELLNIPRKNICLNTEFPYLVSGSKTDTGKNRVIPIHTFIEPFVKQLLMKKKKRIIDCTYYQFSSMFSSFLTNHNMKHTIHDTRDTFATLCQSNNVDLFIRKRILGHKMKDITFDTYTSTVIETLYKEINKIKVPKS
- a CDS encoding DUF4231 domain-containing protein, whose translation is MDENDYISLRIDNQIDWYDKKSIKYKKCHNFITICSIFVSTSGSMITILGYIFTDLKIAFSIFGAMAGFSVAFMLSLDKLKDFHEHFLTYRATCEKLKQEKYLFLTKSSDYYQNDQAFNLFVERSESIMATENQNWAQLNEKKRD
- a CDS encoding integrase core domain-containing protein, encoding MKEANITQSMSRVGKCIDNGSAKRFWRIIKSEMYYLNKFNSFNELKKAIETHIDFYNNERFNNKVPMKVRLEALNGTENPAQYPTNNSLNYAMV
- a CDS encoding accessory gene regulator B family protein, translating into MKRFCEKISIFLLDVDNVTEDEIDEVRFGIELILTQMILFFLLLAIGIFRNMVLETIIFIIALVGLRTFVDGYHADSFYRCMFLTTLLYLGTLYFADFENSYLLIMAILIAAKAFMWQENHEARNVKISKLIFWGCLAVIGLIYPIEPRLSMIIGFTLFFTGVSMEVKKHGYKEKSSFISEKSI
- a CDS encoding TIR domain-containing protein, whose protein sequence is MPSLKTYDLFISHAWLYGDDYDNLINLLDKASYFYYRNYSAPKEKPLAISNNAFDYQIKEAIDKKIKPVNCVIILGGMYAHRKWMKYELEAAKKLRKPIIIVAPRGQERMPIELQQYPVVRWNTDSIITAIRQLSR